A region of Nocardioides sp. JS614 DNA encodes the following proteins:
- a CDS encoding (2Fe-2S)-binding protein — protein sequence MKTRVTVNGEGYERDVEPRMLLSDFLRHELGLTGTNVGCEHGVCGSCTVLLDGEPVRSCTMLAVQCDSRRLTTVEGLACDEKLHGLQDAFSACHGLQCGFCTPGMLMTLLPIYNEARRLNDDEIREAISGNLCRCTGYQQIVEAARKALGEAADMADPCVESRA from the coding sequence ATGAAGACTCGTGTGACCGTAAACGGTGAAGGTTATGAGCGTGACGTCGAGCCACGCATGCTTCTATCGGACTTCTTGCGGCACGAGCTGGGACTGACCGGCACCAACGTCGGTTGTGAGCACGGGGTGTGCGGCAGCTGCACCGTGCTTCTGGATGGCGAGCCCGTGCGGTCCTGCACCATGCTTGCGGTGCAATGCGACAGCCGGCGACTGACCACCGTCGAAGGCCTTGCCTGCGACGAAAAGCTGCACGGGCTCCAAGATGCATTCTCCGCTTGCCACGGCCTCCAATGCGGCTTCTGCACGCCTGGGATGCTGATGACCCTGCTGCCGATTTACAACGAGGCGCGTCGACTCAACGACGACGAAATCCGCGAGGCAATCTCCGGCAATCTGTGTCGCTGCACTGGGTACCAGCAGATCGTGGAGGCAGCCCGGAAGGCGCTCGGCGAGGCCGCCGACATGGCCGACCCCTGCGTCGAATCTCGAGCATGA
- a CDS encoding FAD binding domain-containing protein, whose product MKPPPFEYVVATSVDHAIELVCSDEDAKFIAGGQSLIPLLSLRFASPTLLVDVSRLTELRDVRRVGEVLRIGALTRHAEIQRLTIFRQDAPLLSTAAGWVAHSQVRNRGTFGGAIAHSDSAAEFPAVLLATGATIVARSRDGERRIPCQDFFGSHFQTALNHGELLTGVEVPAHDASTKWGFSEFARRKGDYAIGGAAVSVRLDEQGRCTRVRAGLIAAGPGPTSAKGLDEVLVDRIVDESAVSDAVARAERYLSPESNVHGTKEYRRAVVAESLRRALRQAFDLDRAGTERKSA is encoded by the coding sequence GTGAAGCCACCGCCTTTCGAGTACGTGGTCGCCACATCAGTGGACCACGCGATCGAACTTGTCTGCTCCGATGAGGACGCGAAGTTCATCGCCGGCGGGCAGAGCCTCATCCCGCTGCTCAGCTTGCGGTTTGCGAGTCCCACGCTGTTGGTAGATGTCTCCCGACTCACCGAGCTTCGCGACGTGCGTCGAGTAGGTGAGGTGCTGCGTATCGGAGCGCTGACTCGGCACGCAGAGATCCAAAGGCTGACCATATTCAGACAGGACGCTCCGCTACTCTCAACGGCTGCAGGCTGGGTCGCCCACTCACAGGTGCGCAATCGAGGGACGTTCGGTGGAGCGATTGCCCACAGTGACAGCGCTGCCGAGTTCCCGGCGGTGCTCCTCGCGACTGGAGCCACCATCGTCGCCCGATCTCGCGACGGGGAACGACGCATCCCGTGCCAAGATTTCTTCGGCTCCCACTTTCAGACTGCCCTCAACCATGGCGAACTCCTGACAGGTGTCGAGGTCCCTGCACACGATGCTTCCACCAAGTGGGGATTCTCGGAGTTCGCGCGCCGTAAAGGTGACTACGCCATCGGCGGGGCAGCAGTCAGTGTCCGCCTCGACGAACAGGGACGCTGCACACGGGTGCGCGCGGGTCTGATTGCGGCGGGCCCTGGACCCACCTCGGCCAAGGGCCTCGATGAGGTTCTGGTCGACCGAATAGTCGACGAGTCGGCCGTGTCCGATGCGGTTGCCCGCGCAGAGAGGTATCTCAGTCCGGAAAGCAACGTTCACGGGACGAAGGAGTATCGGCGCGCTGTCGTCGCGGAGTCACTACGTCGAGCTCTGCGCCAAGCGTTCGATCTGGACCGCGCCGGAACCGAGAGGAAATCCGCATGA
- a CDS encoding PucR family transcriptional regulator: protein MTIESDLQVVANAVRARIPELVSAIERTSAQEVPEIYEKDDPVYKEAERSSVLSALTSIVEGLAGGRRPPDRPSDAALQEARIAAQAGIDLHSLLRTYRVGQSILWDAILEETLHVVDSDERRMAVLKQASDYQYGWNNKVMESVIAAYQAEHNAYFFRSQDRKRRAVVSDILRGIPADVQQLGYSLRAEHLAVVAWGRSPEANIRALAVSLDARHLTVSGTSGTYLGWLGSSSLKRVLVERPEAARAMRETHLALGEVAHGIDGFRLSHRQAWQAYRVGKLRAAGLVNYADVALEALMLKDRQAVQDFVSRELGPLHDEEDPRGELLKSTLRAYFRSGQNAASTAQAIHVHERTVAYRLRSIESRLGVTIGARRDELAAALRLADLLGQVSSADLRDLDAQADAGLGPDPEAAAQ, encoded by the coding sequence ATGACGATCGAGTCCGACCTGCAGGTCGTGGCGAACGCGGTCCGGGCGCGGATCCCTGAACTCGTCTCGGCGATCGAACGGACTTCCGCACAAGAGGTTCCTGAGATCTACGAGAAGGACGACCCGGTATACAAGGAAGCCGAACGCTCCAGTGTCCTGTCTGCACTCACGAGCATCGTCGAGGGCTTGGCCGGTGGACGCCGGCCACCCGACCGTCCTTCCGATGCTGCACTCCAGGAAGCTCGGATTGCGGCCCAGGCTGGCATCGATCTGCACTCTTTGTTGCGCACGTATCGGGTGGGTCAGTCGATCTTGTGGGACGCGATCCTGGAGGAGACCTTGCATGTGGTCGACTCGGACGAGCGGCGCATGGCCGTCCTAAAGCAGGCCTCGGACTACCAGTACGGGTGGAACAACAAGGTGATGGAGTCCGTCATCGCCGCCTATCAAGCCGAACACAATGCCTACTTCTTCAGGAGTCAGGACCGGAAGCGACGTGCGGTCGTCAGTGACATCCTGCGAGGGATACCGGCCGACGTTCAGCAACTCGGTTACAGCCTGCGTGCGGAGCACCTGGCTGTCGTCGCATGGGGACGCTCGCCTGAGGCCAACATTCGGGCGCTAGCCGTCAGTTTGGACGCGAGGCACCTGACCGTGAGCGGCACCTCTGGGACGTACCTGGGCTGGTTAGGCTCGTCATCGTTGAAGCGAGTACTAGTCGAGCGGCCGGAGGCTGCCCGGGCGATGCGCGAGACCCATCTTGCTCTGGGCGAGGTGGCGCACGGGATCGATGGCTTCCGGTTGAGTCACCGTCAGGCGTGGCAGGCATACCGAGTAGGCAAGCTACGAGCCGCGGGCCTCGTTAACTACGCCGATGTCGCACTAGAGGCACTGATGCTCAAGGACCGTCAAGCCGTCCAAGACTTTGTGTCGCGTGAGCTAGGTCCCCTGCATGACGAGGAAGATCCGCGTGGTGAGTTGTTGAAGTCCACCTTGCGGGCCTATTTCAGGTCCGGACAGAATGCGGCCTCTACGGCACAGGCCATTCACGTCCACGAGCGTACGGTGGCTTACCGCCTGCGCTCGATCGAGTCCCGACTCGGGGTGACCATCGGCGCTCGTCGGGACGAGCTGGCCGCGGCACTTCGCCTCGCTGACCTCCTAGGCCAGGTCTCAAGTGCGGACCTCCGCGATCTTGATGCGCAGGCGGACGCCGGCTTGGGCCCCGACCCCGAGGCTGCCGCTCAGTAA
- a CDS encoding DsbA family oxidoreductase, with protein MTTGIDHGAEHPGDPFQNPALVNTTDGVITVWSDIGCPWASLALQTLRSRVLQRDVDVAIDHRAFPLELFNKRGTPKGIIDVEVTAIAGLVPALGWQPWTAPDWQYVVSTVPAMAAVQAAKALSVGGLRASDELDHALRQAFYIHGRSISVHSEILAAAAGCPSLYLPALESALEQGKGYAEVFTHWHTAAALPVQGSPHIFVKDRYAEHNPGVQYHWTARPGEGFPRFDRYDESWADLVVDAVVAP; from the coding sequence GTGACGACCGGAATCGACCACGGTGCCGAGCATCCTGGCGACCCCTTCCAGAACCCAGCGCTGGTCAACACCACGGATGGCGTCATCACCGTCTGGTCCGACATCGGTTGTCCGTGGGCGAGTCTTGCCCTGCAGACTCTGCGTTCCCGAGTGCTGCAGCGAGACGTTGACGTTGCCATCGACCACCGCGCCTTTCCGCTGGAGCTCTTCAACAAGCGCGGCACGCCGAAGGGCATCATCGATGTCGAGGTGACTGCCATCGCCGGACTGGTGCCGGCTCTCGGTTGGCAGCCTTGGACTGCTCCCGATTGGCAATACGTGGTCTCCACCGTGCCAGCCATGGCCGCCGTTCAGGCTGCGAAGGCGCTCAGCGTCGGTGGCCTACGCGCCAGTGACGAACTAGACCATGCTCTACGTCAGGCGTTTTACATCCACGGCCGGTCGATCAGTGTGCACTCCGAGATCCTTGCGGCTGCTGCAGGGTGTCCTTCGCTGTACTTGCCCGCTCTCGAATCGGCTCTTGAGCAGGGGAAGGGTTACGCGGAGGTATTCACGCACTGGCACACCGCGGCGGCGCTGCCGGTGCAAGGCAGTCCTCACATCTTCGTCAAGGACCGCTACGCTGAACACAACCCCGGGGTGCAATACCACTGGACGGCGCGCCCGGGAGAGGGATTTCCGCGCTTCGATCGGTACGACGAATCCTGGGCGGACTTGGTGGTAGACGCTGTCGTGGCCCCGTGA
- a CDS encoding ABC transporter permease has product MSHTQDTTDAPVASPDAETLPAPTGVAEAEQKRKAARARTGKARFVDFLEAYALLVLLVVIALFFCFWPETSSTFPTVANMRILLASQAVIGVISLGLLLPLLCQEFDLSVGNIAGLAAIVVAAYVSSEGNVLAAVVLALTIGLAIGAVNALIVTRLHVNGVIATLGMSTILGGIVLQRTGGLAPASDIPQSLTNFGTGLVAGVPIIFITLLVIAGITYFVLNHTSLGRQIYAVGSNMEAAKLVGLRTDGLRAVTFAAGGLLCGLGGLLYVSRAGGASPNVGMTFTLPAFAAAFLSAASVRPGRFNVWGTIIAVYFLAVLNNGLSLAGVDPYVNDYVNGGALIAGVALATVLYRRRTT; this is encoded by the coding sequence ATGAGTCACACGCAAGACACCACCGACGCGCCCGTCGCGTCACCGGACGCCGAGACGTTGCCGGCTCCTACAGGCGTCGCCGAAGCGGAGCAGAAGCGCAAGGCTGCGCGAGCCCGCACTGGCAAGGCACGCTTCGTGGACTTCCTTGAGGCCTATGCTCTCCTGGTCCTCCTGGTCGTGATTGCCCTGTTCTTCTGCTTCTGGCCGGAGACGTCATCCACGTTTCCCACCGTAGCCAACATGCGCATCCTGCTTGCCAGCCAGGCTGTCATTGGCGTGATCTCGCTCGGACTGCTGCTCCCGCTCCTCTGCCAAGAGTTCGACCTCTCCGTCGGCAACATCGCGGGCCTCGCCGCCATCGTGGTGGCGGCATACGTCTCATCCGAAGGCAATGTGCTGGCTGCGGTAGTCCTCGCGCTGACCATCGGGCTTGCGATCGGTGCGGTCAACGCTCTGATCGTCACCCGGCTGCATGTCAACGGAGTCATTGCGACCTTGGGTATGTCCACGATCCTGGGGGGCATCGTCCTCCAGCGCACCGGCGGCCTCGCGCCTGCGAGCGACATCCCCCAGTCTCTCACCAACTTCGGAACGGGACTCGTGGCCGGCGTTCCGATCATCTTCATCACCCTCCTCGTGATCGCGGGTATCACCTACTTCGTGCTCAATCACACTTCTCTGGGTCGCCAGATCTACGCTGTGGGCTCCAACATGGAAGCTGCGAAGCTTGTTGGCCTCCGCACTGATGGTCTCCGCGCGGTGACGTTCGCCGCCGGGGGGCTTCTCTGCGGATTGGGTGGTCTCCTGTATGTCTCCCGCGCGGGCGGTGCCTCGCCCAACGTCGGAATGACCTTCACGCTGCCGGCATTCGCAGCGGCGTTCTTGAGTGCCGCGTCGGTTCGTCCAGGGCGTTTCAACGTCTGGGGCACGATCATCGCTGTCTACTTCCTCGCCGTACTGAACAATGGGCTGAGCCTGGCCGGGGTTGATCCCTACGTGAACGACTATGTGAACGGTGGCGCTCTTATCGCCGGGGTCGCGTTGGCCACCGTGCTGTATCGCCGACGGACGACCTGA
- a CDS encoding sugar ABC transporter ATP-binding protein, translated as MNEHTTTEHTQAEQARKVALAVLDVSKTYGATRALDRVSLKVTTGAIHGLMGGNGSGKSTLIKMLAGVVTPDEGKLALNGDWIDARSHTPSRAKASGLHFVHQQNSTFPDLSVAENLALGRGFESTAVKSINWRAQKARARQVLDRFEIDVAADAHLVRLSPAAQMMVAIARALQDQDDTAERGVLVLDEPTASLPKHEVDVLLTALRKYAADGQTIIYVSHRLEEVTAITNEVTVLRNGSVASRLTGAAISHDTLVAGITGSASAQPALRPRRGNDVVASGVPLSQVAGSRETALTLRRRTATGLKKEMLLVRAGEIVGIAGLLGSGRSRMLKQIFGAAHRDDFEVAVRSGTVPSSDMRTSMKRGLALVPENRLREAALPELSIAENLSITSLSEHARAGWIRPSRERKAAKRLIQEFGVRAPSTTAPLTSLSGGNQQKVILARWLQRRPDVLLLDEPTQGVDIGARNEIHELVRAAASAGTAVLVVSSDFGELAALAQRAVVISGGEIVDSVDGPLTEDILNDIVYAQEKAL; from the coding sequence ATGAACGAACACACCACCACGGAGCACACCCAGGCGGAGCAGGCGAGGAAGGTTGCGCTCGCCGTCCTGGACGTCAGCAAGACCTACGGCGCCACTCGCGCTCTCGATCGGGTTTCGCTGAAGGTCACGACTGGTGCCATCCATGGTCTGATGGGTGGCAACGGGTCTGGGAAGTCCACCTTGATCAAGATGTTGGCGGGTGTCGTCACGCCTGACGAGGGCAAGCTGGCGCTGAATGGCGACTGGATCGACGCGCGGTCCCACACGCCCTCGCGGGCGAAGGCATCCGGACTTCACTTCGTCCACCAGCAGAACTCGACCTTCCCGGACCTCTCGGTCGCTGAGAACTTGGCGCTCGGTCGCGGCTTCGAGTCGACGGCCGTCAAGTCAATCAACTGGAGGGCACAGAAGGCACGGGCCAGGCAAGTGCTCGACCGGTTCGAGATCGACGTCGCCGCCGACGCCCATCTGGTCCGCCTATCCCCTGCAGCACAGATGATGGTGGCGATCGCCCGGGCGCTCCAGGATCAAGATGACACCGCCGAACGTGGCGTGCTGGTTCTGGACGAGCCGACGGCCAGTCTGCCGAAGCATGAGGTCGACGTGCTCCTCACGGCCTTGCGGAAGTACGCCGCCGACGGCCAGACGATCATCTATGTCTCACATCGGCTCGAAGAGGTCACCGCCATCACCAACGAGGTGACGGTACTCCGCAACGGCAGCGTCGCGTCACGCCTCACCGGTGCAGCCATCAGCCACGACACACTCGTGGCCGGCATCACCGGCTCGGCGTCTGCGCAGCCCGCGCTGCGCCCGCGGCGTGGCAACGACGTGGTGGCGAGCGGTGTTCCCCTCTCCCAGGTAGCGGGTTCCCGGGAGACGGCGCTTACGCTGCGTCGTCGAACTGCGACCGGTCTAAAGAAGGAGATGTTGCTGGTCCGGGCCGGCGAGATCGTGGGCATCGCAGGCCTACTCGGGTCGGGGCGCTCGCGCATGTTGAAGCAGATCTTCGGGGCCGCGCATAGGGACGACTTCGAGGTCGCGGTCCGGTCGGGCACGGTGCCATCGTCCGACATGCGGACCTCAATGAAGAGGGGCTTGGCTCTTGTCCCCGAGAACCGTTTGCGCGAAGCGGCACTGCCGGAGCTCAGCATTGCTGAGAATCTGTCGATCACGTCGCTCAGCGAACATGCGCGCGCGGGTTGGATCCGCCCTTCGAGAGAGCGGAAGGCGGCCAAGCGACTGATCCAGGAGTTCGGAGTCCGTGCGCCGAGCACCACTGCGCCGTTGACATCCCTTTCAGGCGGCAATCAGCAGAAGGTCATCCTGGCGAGATGGCTGCAACGTCGTCCAGACGTTCTGCTGTTGGACGAGCCGACGCAGGGCGTCGACATCGGGGCTCGCAACGAGATCCACGAACTGGTGCGCGCCGCAGCGTCGGCCGGTACGGCCGTGCTGGTGGTCTCCTCGGACTTCGGGGAGCTGGCGGCACTGGCTCAACGCGCCGTGGTCATCAGCGGCGGCGAGATCGTCGACAGCGTCGACGGGCCTCTGACTGAGGACATCCTTAACGACATCGTGTACGCACAGGAGAAGGCATTATGA
- a CDS encoding xanthine dehydrogenase family protein molybdopterin-binding subunit, giving the protein MSRPGASGGLGPSAKRYVGQPVRRREDARLLRGDARFVDDVDIHGQLYMSVVRSSEAHARIVSVEPSAARRAPGVRLVITADDIDAEVPLEQIGYHEVYPQIDDYLHPVFAGDRVRYVGQPVAAVIADTPYLAEDAAGLVEVTYDLLPPVLDPQYALTDEAEPLFEGQSNEAVRIVKAYGDVADAFKKAAHVVKGRYVVGRHSGVPMETRGCIAEPDRGRKQLFMWGPVHTHDCQRLIAQVLELPLADLRMKHVDIGGNFGVKGGVFPEYIMVGWAAMRLGRPVKWTEDRLEHMVANAHAREQVHEMAAAFDADGVLLALKDEIWHNHGAFIRQAEPLVSDITVGMVPGPYRVPAYDGLLHVVVSNKTPLSAYRAPGRYEGTFARERLLDLAAEQIGISQVEIRRRNLLTEADLPFAPGMDICFEPYHFDSGDVVDHLDKALESAGFDDWEREAAELRAQGRLVGNGIGMLMDKAGLGLYETSAIDVDASGRIRVRTGASSVGQGIETVLAQIVADELQVDPELIDVVHGDTELVPEGVGSWSSRSTVLAGGAARQAALDTLAKAKRLASEMLEANVDDLILVDGRIVVSGLEQQGLSLAEIAGRWDGWSARLANDEPGLGAQAVYLDEHMNYPYGVTLVQIEIDPATGGHTLRRFLTSTEAGRAINPMTTRGQVIGAAAQGIGGALYEEFLYDESGQPLATSFMDYLLPTSLDVPDVDFFMTEDAPTPNNPFGAKGLGEVGLIAVGAAIAGAIDDAFGEGVRTIKVPVPPETLWRRSHSIAFSDEPESM; this is encoded by the coding sequence GTGAGTAGACCTGGCGCTTCCGGTGGTCTCGGCCCTTCAGCCAAGCGATACGTGGGACAGCCCGTGCGTCGCCGTGAGGACGCGCGGCTCCTGCGGGGAGATGCGCGTTTCGTGGACGATGTCGATATTCACGGGCAGCTGTACATGAGCGTGGTGCGTTCATCTGAGGCCCATGCGCGCATCGTCTCCGTGGAGCCCTCTGCGGCCCGACGGGCTCCCGGCGTCCGGCTAGTCATCACGGCTGATGACATCGATGCTGAAGTGCCGCTGGAACAGATCGGCTACCACGAGGTTTACCCGCAGATCGACGACTATCTGCACCCGGTCTTCGCCGGTGACCGTGTCCGGTACGTCGGGCAACCCGTCGCCGCCGTCATCGCTGACACGCCGTATCTGGCTGAAGACGCCGCCGGGCTGGTGGAGGTCACCTACGACCTCCTTCCGCCGGTGCTCGATCCTCAGTACGCCTTGACCGATGAGGCCGAACCACTCTTCGAGGGGCAGTCCAACGAGGCCGTTCGCATCGTGAAGGCGTACGGCGACGTCGCGGACGCCTTTAAGAAGGCAGCGCATGTCGTGAAGGGTCGCTACGTGGTCGGTCGTCATTCCGGGGTGCCGATGGAGACGAGAGGGTGCATCGCAGAGCCCGACCGCGGCCGCAAGCAACTCTTCATGTGGGGGCCGGTCCACACCCACGACTGTCAGCGCCTCATCGCGCAAGTACTCGAACTCCCGCTCGCGGATCTGCGCATGAAACACGTCGACATCGGAGGGAACTTCGGTGTGAAGGGCGGGGTCTTTCCGGAATACATCATGGTGGGCTGGGCGGCCATGCGTCTGGGACGTCCTGTCAAGTGGACCGAAGATCGCCTCGAGCACATGGTGGCAAACGCTCACGCTCGCGAACAGGTGCACGAAATGGCCGCGGCCTTCGACGCCGACGGGGTCCTGCTGGCTTTGAAGGACGAGATCTGGCACAACCACGGAGCGTTCATTCGGCAGGCCGAGCCTCTCGTCAGCGACATCACAGTCGGGATGGTCCCAGGCCCCTACCGAGTGCCGGCGTACGACGGGCTCCTTCACGTCGTGGTGTCCAACAAGACGCCGCTGTCCGCCTACCGTGCTCCAGGCAGGTACGAAGGGACCTTCGCTCGCGAGCGGCTCCTCGACCTCGCGGCCGAACAGATCGGCATTTCGCAGGTAGAGATTCGGCGCCGCAATCTGCTGACCGAAGCCGACCTTCCATTCGCGCCGGGCATGGACATCTGTTTCGAGCCCTACCACTTCGATTCGGGTGACGTCGTTGACCACTTGGACAAAGCGCTCGAGTCGGCGGGGTTCGACGATTGGGAGCGGGAGGCGGCAGAGCTCCGAGCGCAGGGCCGCTTAGTCGGCAACGGAATCGGCATGCTGATGGACAAGGCTGGCCTTGGGCTCTACGAGACGAGCGCCATCGACGTAGACGCCTCTGGACGGATCAGAGTTCGAACTGGGGCATCTTCCGTCGGACAGGGTATCGAAACAGTCCTGGCGCAGATCGTTGCCGATGAACTCCAAGTCGATCCAGAGCTCATCGACGTCGTTCACGGTGACACCGAGCTTGTGCCCGAGGGTGTCGGCTCCTGGTCGAGTCGCTCGACCGTTCTGGCCGGAGGAGCGGCGCGTCAGGCGGCCCTCGACACGCTAGCCAAGGCCAAGAGGCTCGCCAGCGAGATGCTGGAAGCAAATGTGGACGATCTGATCCTCGTCGATGGCCGCATCGTGGTGTCCGGGCTCGAGCAGCAGGGGTTGAGTCTCGCCGAGATCGCCGGACGGTGGGACGGATGGTCCGCGAGGTTGGCCAACGACGAGCCAGGCCTCGGCGCGCAGGCCGTCTACCTGGATGAGCACATGAACTATCCCTACGGGGTCACTCTCGTGCAGATCGAGATTGATCCCGCCACGGGAGGTCACACCTTGAGGCGTTTCCTTACCAGCACCGAGGCCGGACGAGCGATCAATCCAATGACCACCCGCGGCCAAGTGATCGGTGCGGCAGCGCAAGGCATCGGAGGTGCCCTCTACGAGGAGTTCCTGTACGACGAATCCGGTCAACCGTTGGCCACGTCCTTCATGGACTACCTTCTGCCGACTTCGCTGGACGTGCCAGATGTCGACTTCTTCATGACGGAGGACGCGCCTACACCCAACAACCCGTTCGGGGCCAAGGGCTTGGGGGAGGTCGGCCTCATCGCTGTGGGCGCGGCCATCGCGGGCGCCATAGACGATGCCTTTGGCGAAGGTGTGCGCACGATCAAGGTGCCCGTCCCGCCCGAGACGCTCTGGCGGAGGTCGCATTCGATCGCGTTCAGTGATGAACCCGAGTCGATGTGA
- a CDS encoding alpha/beta hydrolase family protein: MTTETPQVPTAEEEMLNWGRLLMDGLPFADLLAAQRRDAETSWFDFWMAKADAYEAMGETALKDGNDLTAGYWFWVGSMAAQYAQFLWFDERRPKGQLRKAGLYHRAAPLLDPPAERVDLPIDDTVIIGYLRRPKGADGPVPCAVLLGGLESTKEESYMFENLLLERGVATFTFDGPGQGEMFEDVALAGDYHRYTSRVVDYLETLGVTIDEDRIGVLGRSLGGHYALRAASMDDRFRACVTWGGFVQMDDWDFEYPMTKLSWQYVTKSPDLPTAQERVKEAIDVRPVLAGLKVPTYVMHGAKDETPLTELDLLQEYAVNADITIDLEPEGDHCCHNLGPAPRLRMADWLANQLRP; the protein is encoded by the coding sequence ATGACGACCGAGACCCCACAAGTCCCGACGGCCGAAGAAGAGATGCTGAACTGGGGCCGCCTGTTGATGGACGGTCTGCCGTTTGCCGACCTCCTGGCCGCACAGCGTCGGGACGCTGAGACGTCATGGTTCGACTTCTGGATGGCGAAGGCGGACGCGTACGAGGCCATGGGTGAGACCGCCCTGAAGGACGGCAACGACCTCACGGCCGGCTACTGGTTCTGGGTCGGATCGATGGCCGCGCAGTACGCGCAGTTCCTGTGGTTCGACGAACGCCGCCCGAAGGGCCAGCTCCGCAAGGCAGGGCTCTATCACCGCGCCGCTCCACTGCTCGACCCCCCGGCTGAGCGTGTGGACCTCCCTATCGACGACACCGTGATCATCGGCTACCTGCGCCGGCCCAAGGGGGCCGACGGGCCCGTCCCGTGCGCAGTGCTGCTCGGCGGCCTCGAGAGCACGAAGGAGGAGAGCTACATGTTCGAGAACCTCCTACTCGAGCGAGGCGTCGCCACCTTCACGTTCGACGGTCCCGGCCAGGGTGAGATGTTCGAGGACGTCGCACTCGCCGGCGACTACCACCGCTACACCTCACGGGTGGTCGACTACCTCGAGACCCTAGGGGTCACTATCGACGAGGATCGGATCGGAGTGCTGGGCCGCAGCCTGGGAGGACATTATGCGCTGCGTGCCGCCTCAATGGACGACCGCTTCCGTGCATGCGTCACCTGGGGTGGTTTCGTCCAGATGGACGACTGGGATTTCGAGTACCCCATGACCAAGCTCAGCTGGCAGTACGTAACGAAGTCGCCCGATCTGCCCACTGCGCAGGAGCGGGTGAAGGAAGCCATCGACGTACGCCCCGTGCTGGCTGGACTGAAGGTACCCACGTACGTGATGCACGGGGCCAAGGACGAGACTCCTCTCACCGAGCTGGATCTGTTGCAGGAGTACGCGGTCAACGCGGACATCACGATTGATCTCGAGCCCGAGGGCGATCACTGCTGCCACAACCTCGGTCCCGCCCCGCGCCTTCGCATGGCGGACTGGCTGGCGAACCAGCTTCGCCCCTGA
- a CDS encoding cupin domain-containing protein: MDEIKAVESGTVELETWQPDGVTIHEGDPKGRGFTLFENYESGARATGVFECEPSKTTYTLEYNEIIYVLEGEVTIELENGSRVDLRAGMQAFLPAGHISTWTFHTKFREVWVLAD, translated from the coding sequence ATGGATGAGATCAAGGCCGTCGAGTCTGGGACCGTCGAGCTGGAGACGTGGCAGCCCGACGGCGTCACCATTCACGAAGGAGACCCCAAGGGCCGGGGCTTCACGCTCTTCGAGAACTACGAGAGCGGAGCCCGGGCGACCGGGGTCTTCGAGTGTGAGCCGTCCAAGACTACCTACACGCTCGAATACAACGAGATCATCTATGTCCTGGAGGGCGAGGTCACGATCGAACTCGAGAACGGCTCACGCGTCGATCTCAGGGCGGGGATGCAGGCGTTCCTGCCAGCCGGCCACATCTCCACGTGGACCTTCCACACCAAGTTCCGCGAGGTCTGGGTGCTGGCCGACTGA